A window of Psychroflexus sp. ALD_RP9 contains these coding sequences:
- a CDS encoding sensor histidine kinase — translation MNNWSIILIILGYLGLLFFIAFWAERNKRSKLVNSPYVYALSLAVYCSAWTYYGSVGMAARTGVEFLTIYLGPIIAAPLWIIVLKKIIQLSKIYNVSSIADFISLRYGNNRSLGAVVAVICALSIIPYIALQLKALSESFQIISQGSTHSIIGQYLLTDSTFYIALLLAVFCVFYGTITFDASKQKKGIFFSIAFESLVKLIIFIIIGIYICFYVFDGGNSIITEVSKSFNINKLSTVEGITGGINWYFSIVLSFLAIFLLPRQFQASVVEYSHNKQLKVAIWLFPLYLLLFNVFVIFIAWAGLALFSSTDNADYFTLLIPLSLGNHWLALMVFLGGLSAVISMVVVSTLALSTMLSNNLIIPYVFLKKFQKNSSNNNQKSIKNIRRVSIFMLIAIAYLLYAFVNPSVSLFSIGLVSFLLIVQLAPSFFVGLFWNRGSALGAKIGMVTGCLIVIYTYLLPFFTSAILGNNNFIEDGLFGIEMLKPYSLFGVDFLSPSNHSLFWSLAVNLFLYAYFSLAVKGNYRERNYGEVFTKTSQIIDLQEDAYVWKGEAYIADIHKIWVQFLGIQRANRALNIFKRRYNLSETTKIADARFINFSEKLLTGAVGSASAKILISNVVKEKPVSLVEVLKILEENKEAISINKSLKTQKEQLFKLTEELKQANKTLTQQDKLKDDFLDTVAHELKTPITSIQASSEILKEDSDIPDEIKQQFLSNILFDTQRITNLINDILNLEKLASGRESLQLNAENITEIIQKAANSFKAIVQKKKISISIDSKTNENIAEVDSDKLIQVFTNLISNSIKFIEPNHGKIEIKLKSSESLVFIEVSDNGKGLVEADIPYIFDKFYQSNNQTLKKPEGSGFGLAICKQIISLHKGSIEVNKTYTKGASFVIKLPKTHSL, via the coding sequence ATGAATAATTGGAGTATTATTCTGATCATATTAGGTTATTTAGGGCTTTTGTTTTTTATTGCTTTTTGGGCTGAAAGAAACAAGCGCTCTAAATTAGTCAATAGCCCTTACGTTTATGCCTTATCTCTTGCAGTATACTGTTCTGCCTGGACTTATTATGGCAGTGTTGGTATGGCTGCTCGAACTGGAGTAGAATTTTTAACTATCTACTTGGGCCCTATTATTGCTGCACCATTATGGATAATTGTTCTTAAAAAAATTATCCAACTATCTAAAATTTATAACGTTTCGAGCATAGCAGACTTTATTTCACTTCGTTACGGTAATAACCGTTCGCTAGGTGCTGTGGTTGCTGTAATATGTGCCTTAAGCATTATACCTTATATTGCATTGCAACTTAAAGCTTTATCCGAAAGTTTTCAAATTATATCTCAAGGTTCTACTCATAGCATTATTGGTCAATATTTATTAACAGATTCTACATTTTATATCGCTCTGTTATTAGCGGTATTTTGTGTTTTTTACGGTACTATTACTTTTGATGCTTCTAAACAAAAAAAAGGAATCTTTTTTTCGATTGCTTTTGAATCTTTAGTTAAACTCATCATATTTATAATTATCGGAATTTATATCTGTTTTTATGTTTTTGATGGAGGAAATTCAATAATAACTGAAGTTTCAAAAAGTTTCAATATAAATAAACTAAGTACTGTTGAAGGTATCACAGGTGGAATCAACTGGTATTTTAGTATTGTATTATCATTCTTGGCAATATTTCTATTACCACGTCAATTCCAAGCATCTGTTGTTGAATATAGTCATAATAAACAGCTAAAAGTGGCTATTTGGCTATTTCCGTTGTACTTATTATTGTTTAACGTCTTTGTTATTTTTATAGCTTGGGCAGGATTAGCTTTATTTTCTTCAACTGATAATGCTGATTATTTTACATTGTTAATTCCACTATCCCTTGGTAATCACTGGCTAGCCTTAATGGTATTTCTTGGGGGTTTATCAGCTGTTATTTCTATGGTGGTTGTGTCAACTTTAGCACTTTCAACAATGCTGAGTAATAACTTAATTATACCTTATGTATTTTTAAAAAAATTTCAAAAAAACTCGTCAAATAATAATCAAAAATCCATTAAAAATATTCGCCGAGTAAGTATTTTTATGCTAATTGCGATAGCTTATTTGCTCTATGCCTTTGTAAATCCATCAGTTTCTTTATTTTCAATAGGTTTAGTTTCTTTTTTACTAATTGTACAACTGGCACCATCATTCTTTGTAGGTCTGTTTTGGAATCGTGGTTCTGCTTTAGGTGCTAAAATAGGAATGGTTACAGGATGCTTGATTGTAATTTATACCTACCTTCTACCCTTTTTTACTTCAGCTATATTAGGTAACAATAATTTTATTGAGGACGGACTTTTTGGTATCGAAATGCTAAAGCCTTACAGCTTGTTTGGTGTAGATTTCTTAAGTCCATCTAATCATTCATTATTTTGGAGCTTAGCTGTAAATTTATTTTTATATGCCTATTTTTCTTTAGCAGTTAAAGGAAATTATCGCGAACGAAATTATGGTGAAGTGTTTACGAAAACATCCCAAATAATAGACTTACAAGAAGATGCTTACGTCTGGAAAGGTGAAGCCTATATTGCAGATATCCATAAGATTTGGGTTCAGTTTTTAGGTATTCAACGCGCCAATCGAGCACTAAATATATTTAAACGTCGCTATAATTTATCTGAAACTACAAAGATTGCAGATGCCCGATTTATTAACTTTTCAGAAAAACTACTTACTGGTGCTGTTGGTAGTGCTTCAGCTAAAATATTAATTTCAAATGTAGTTAAAGAAAAACCTGTATCGCTGGTAGAGGTCTTAAAAATTCTAGAAGAAAACAAAGAAGCTATTTCCATCAATAAATCGCTTAAAACTCAAAAGGAGCAATTATTTAAGCTCACTGAAGAATTAAAACAAGCTAACAAAACATTAACTCAACAAGACAAATTAAAAGATGATTTTCTTGATACAGTTGCTCATGAATTAAAAACACCAATAACATCAATTCAAGCTAGTAGCGAAATCCTTAAAGAGGATTCTGATATACCAGATGAAATTAAACAACAGTTTTTGAGTAACATTTTATTTGATACGCAACGAATTACAAATTTAATTAATGATATTTTAAATCTTGAAAAATTGGCCTCTGGTCGAGAATCACTTCAATTAAACGCTGAAAATATTACTGAAATTATTCAAAAAGCTGCTAATAGTTTTAAAGCAATAGTTCAAAAAAAGAAAATTTCTATTTCAATTGATTCTAAAACTAATGAAAATATAGCTGAAGTCGATTCTGATAAATTAATTCAAGTGTTTACAAACCTCATTTCAAATTCAATAAAATTTATTGAACCTAATCACGGTAAAATTGAAATTAAATTAAAGTCTTCTGAAAGTCTTGTCTTTATTGAAGTTTCAGATAATGGTAAAGGACTTGTTGAAGCTGATATCCCTTATATTTTTGATAAATTTTATCAATCAAACAATCAAACACTAAAAAAACCAGAAGGTAGCGGTTTTGGTTTAGCTATTTGCAAACAAATTATTAGCTTACATAAAGGCTCTATTGAAGTCAATAAAACATATACAAAAGGGGCTAGTTTTGTAATAAAACTACCAAAAACACATAGCTTATGA
- a CDS encoding sodium:solute symporter family protein, translating to MDSQTLTYIFVGISFAIYIGIAIWSRAGSTKEFYVAGGGVSPLANGMATAADWMSAASFISMAGIISFMGYDGSVFLMGWTGGFVLLALLLAPYLRKFGKFTVPDFIGDRYYSKVARSVAVICALLVSFTYIAGQMRGVGVVFSRFLEVEIETGVIIGMIIVLFYAVLGGMKGITYTQVAQYCVLIFAFLVPAIFISFQVTGNPIPMFGMGDTLVNQPDTYMLDKLDGLSQELGFNAYTEGSKNIVDVFAITLALMVGTAGLPHVIVRFFTVKRVRDARKSAGFALLFIGILYITAPAVASFGKLNMLETVNKKKYTEMPEWFTTWEDLGLLAWTDKDADGIIQYLGEAKEGGAALTGIPEFEEKLRGESGERIVKNPSSNKNELYVDQDIMVLANPEIAKLPNWVIALVAAGCLAAALSTAAGLLLVISSSVSHDLIKKMVYPKITDKGELIAARLSSVAAVVVAGYFGINPPGFVAAVVALAFGLAAASFFPAIILGIFYKRMNKEGAIAGMVVGISLMLFYMLKFKFDFFGGGTSDDWWFGISPEGFGSIAMIVNFVVSISISKFTPAPPQNVQDMVENVRIPSGAGEATGH from the coding sequence ATGGATTCTCAAACACTTACTTATATTTTTGTCGGTATTTCATTTGCTATCTATATAGGAATAGCTATTTGGAGCCGAGCAGGTTCAACTAAAGAATTTTATGTAGCTGGTGGAGGCGTTTCTCCACTTGCTAACGGTATGGCAACTGCCGCTGACTGGATGTCTGCAGCTTCATTTATTTCAATGGCTGGAATCATATCCTTTATGGGATACGACGGTTCTGTTTTTTTAATGGGTTGGACTGGAGGCTTTGTTTTATTAGCTCTCTTACTGGCTCCCTATCTTAGAAAATTTGGTAAATTTACTGTCCCAGATTTTATAGGAGATCGTTATTACTCTAAAGTTGCTCGTTCGGTAGCTGTTATTTGTGCCCTGTTAGTATCATTTACTTACATAGCAGGACAAATGCGTGGTGTTGGTGTAGTATTTTCACGATTTTTAGAAGTCGAAATTGAAACAGGTGTAATTATAGGGATGATTATTGTTCTTTTTTATGCTGTTTTAGGTGGCATGAAAGGCATTACGTACACGCAAGTTGCACAGTATTGTGTTTTAATTTTTGCCTTTCTTGTTCCAGCAATTTTTATTTCCTTTCAAGTAACAGGAAACCCTATACCAATGTTCGGCATGGGCGATACACTTGTTAATCAACCTGATACATATATGTTAGATAAGCTAGATGGATTAAGTCAAGAACTTGGTTTTAATGCTTATACTGAAGGTTCTAAAAATATTGTTGATGTATTTGCGATTACGCTCGCACTAATGGTTGGTACAGCAGGACTTCCACACGTGATTGTAAGATTTTTTACAGTAAAAAGAGTTAGAGATGCAAGAAAATCAGCCGGGTTTGCTCTCTTATTTATCGGTATTCTTTACATAACTGCCCCAGCAGTAGCGTCTTTTGGTAAATTGAATATGTTAGAAACGGTAAACAAAAAGAAGTATACAGAAATGCCAGAATGGTTTACAACTTGGGAAGACCTTGGCCTTTTAGCTTGGACTGATAAAGATGCAGATGGTATAATACAATATTTAGGTGAAGCTAAAGAAGGTGGTGCTGCTCTTACAGGTATTCCTGAATTTGAAGAAAAATTAAGAGGTGAAAGTGGCGAGCGAATTGTTAAAAATCCTTCATCTAATAAAAATGAGCTTTATGTAGACCAAGATATCATGGTTTTGGCTAATCCAGAGATTGCTAAATTACCTAATTGGGTTATAGCTTTAGTGGCAGCTGGATGTTTAGCCGCAGCACTATCAACTGCTGCAGGTTTATTATTAGTAATTTCTTCTTCAGTATCTCACGATTTAATTAAAAAAATGGTTTACCCAAAAATTACAGATAAAGGAGAATTAATAGCAGCACGACTTTCATCGGTTGCAGCAGTGGTTGTTGCAGGATATTTTGGTATTAATCCGCCTGGTTTTGTGGCTGCAGTTGTAGCTTTAGCTTTTGGTCTTGCAGCAGCCTCATTCTTTCCTGCAATTATTTTAGGTATTTTTTATAAGCGAATGAATAAGGAAGGTGCAATTGCTGGAATGGTAGTTGGTATTTCATTGATGTTATTTTATATGTTAAAATTTAAGTTTGATTTCTTTGGTGGAGGAACTAGTGATGATTGGTGGTTTGGTATTTCGCCAGAAGGCTTTGGTTCGATAGCTATGATAGTAAACTTTGTTGTGTCTATTAGTATTAGTAAATTTACTCCTGCACCACCACAAAATGTTCAAGATATGGTTGAAAATGTCAGAATTCCAAGTGGTGCTGGTGAAGCAACTGGTCATTAA
- a CDS encoding DUF4212 domain-containing protein, whose amino-acid sequence MKNSKQKKQAHATAYWKENLRYLIILLSVWFIVSYGAGILFKDILNEIKLGGFKLGFWFAQQGSIYIFIILIFVYVRLMNKLDKKYGYDK is encoded by the coding sequence ATGAAAAATTCAAAACAAAAAAAACAGGCACATGCAACGGCCTATTGGAAAGAGAATTTAAGATACCTAATCATACTTCTTAGTGTTTGGTTTATAGTGTCTTATGGAGCAGGAATTTTATTTAAAGACATTTTAAATGAAATAAAACTTGGTGGTTTTAAACTAGGATTTTGGTTTGCCCAACAAGGATCAATTTACATATTCATCATATTGATATTTGTTTATGTAAGACTTATGAATAAACTAGATAAAAAATACGGTTACGATAAATAA
- a CDS encoding porin: protein MKLKPNYLLIFFFLICIIPICRSQGSLYYDGGFKIKFGENKDKFLRIISWVQAQYNYSEEVPENESNYNFQLRRARLLLIGQITKDFTIVTHLGLNNLNANTMSPTGVGDGSQLFMHDAWAQYNFNEKLSVGGGLHYFNGVSRLNNQSTLNMLTLDNNRASWATLGLSDQFARHIGVFAKGKLGKLEYQLAINDASASSLDTRQINSTNSVYSGRSVIGSKTAGKTYAGYFSYNFLDQESNYLPYKVGSYLGTKSVFNLGAGFFMHPNGSVIFENLEPKGEDVSIFAIDAFFDQPLGSLGAALTAYAVFQKNDYGTNYLFGPYGTGSMFYSHVGYLLSTTKTDLKLQPYASISQQSFDISEEDRTILGIGINAYFSGHNSKLTLEYKNEKFGDVEQTIVGLQAMIYL from the coding sequence ATGAAATTAAAACCTAACTATCTTTTAATATTTTTCTTTTTAATTTGCATTATTCCTATATGTCGAAGTCAAGGCTCATTATACTACGATGGCGGTTTTAAAATTAAATTCGGTGAAAATAAAGATAAATTTTTAAGAATTATTTCTTGGGTGCAAGCCCAGTATAATTATTCAGAAGAAGTTCCAGAAAATGAGTCAAATTATAATTTTCAGTTACGACGTGCTAGACTCCTATTAATAGGACAAATAACCAAGGATTTTACAATAGTAACCCATCTTGGATTGAATAACTTAAATGCAAATACAATGAGTCCTACCGGTGTTGGTGATGGTTCTCAATTGTTTATGCACGATGCATGGGCACAATATAATTTTAATGAAAAATTAAGTGTTGGTGGCGGTTTACATTATTTTAATGGTGTTTCAAGACTTAATAATCAAAGTACTTTAAACATGCTCACACTTGATAACAATAGAGCATCATGGGCTACACTTGGTTTAAGCGACCAATTTGCTCGACATATTGGTGTATTTGCCAAAGGAAAACTTGGTAAGCTAGAGTATCAATTAGCTATAAATGATGCTTCAGCTTCGTCACTCGATACAAGACAAATTAACTCTACTAACAGTGTTTATAGCGGTAGATCTGTCATTGGTTCCAAAACAGCTGGTAAAACTTATGCCGGTTATTTTTCTTATAATTTTTTAGATCAAGAATCTAACTATTTGCCCTATAAAGTTGGTTCATATTTAGGGACCAAGTCTGTTTTTAATTTAGGAGCTGGATTTTTTATGCATCCAAATGGTAGTGTGATTTTTGAAAACTTAGAGCCTAAAGGTGAAGATGTGAGTATTTTTGCTATAGATGCATTTTTCGACCAACCCTTAGGCAGTTTAGGAGCAGCTTTAACAGCTTATGCTGTTTTTCAAAAAAATGACTATGGAACAAATTATTTGTTTGGTCCTTATGGGACAGGCTCTATGTTTTATAGCCATGTCGGATATTTATTGAGTACAACTAAAACCGACTTAAAGTTACAGCCCTATGCTTCTATTTCTCAACAAAGCTTCGATATTTCTGAGGAAGATAGAACAATATTAGGCATCGGAATTAATGCTTATTTCAGTGGTCATAATTCAAAACTAACATTAGAATATAAAAATGAAAAATTTGGCGATGTAGAACAAACAATTGTGGGTCTACAAGCTATGATATATCTATAA
- a CDS encoding terminase gpP N-terminus-related DNA-binding protein, whose protein sequence is MKNCPQCNSDKIIKSGIVNSKQRYQCKKCNYYFTVNKLGKQIDNYYVTKALQLYLEGLSYREIERILGVSHVSIMNWVKKYKVNRIKQTDYHPTYKILNHSELADYFKNREQLKGAGVIITELGDKYMLIKWERFRE, encoded by the coding sequence ATGAAAAACTGCCCTCAATGTAACTCTGATAAAATCATTAAAAGTGGTATTGTTAACAGCAAACAACGCTATCAATGTAAAAAATGTAATTACTATTTTACCGTAAATAAATTAGGTAAGCAAATTGATAATTATTATGTTACTAAGGCTTTGCAATTATATTTAGAAGGTTTGTCATATAGAGAAATAGAGCGAATTTTAGGAGTTTCTCATGTAAGTATCATGAATTGGGTAAAAAAATACAAAGTCAACCGAATTAAACAAACAGACTATCATCCAACTTATAAAATTTTAAATCATTCAGAACTTGCTGATTACTTCAAGAATCGTGAACAATTAAAAGGTGCCGGAGTTATTATAACAGAGCTTGGTGACAAATATATGCTTATAAAATGGGAAAGATTTAGAGAATAA
- the yaaA gene encoding peroxide stress protein YaaA, which produces MKILLSPAKSLDLESDYSNKYSTELIFRKESDILNSKLAELNRSQLKDLMSISDKIAALNIDRYAAKKAKDNSNDRPAVFMFNGDVYDGLNINSISENHYKFLQNTIRILSGMYGILRPFDVMSPYRLEMGTKLKINDSNNLYDFWKSKLTGYLNTELSNDEIVINLASQEYFKAINHKQLKSDVISPVFKDFKNGKYKVISFYAKKARGVMAKYLVETEAERLEDIMAFNLEGYQFNPNETQKANEPVFTRSS; this is translated from the coding sequence ATGAAAATTTTACTTTCGCCCGCAAAATCACTCGATTTAGAGTCTGATTATTCAAATAAATACTCTACTGAATTAATCTTCAGAAAAGAATCAGATATACTCAATAGCAAACTAGCAGAACTCAACAGATCTCAATTAAAAGATTTAATGTCTATTAGTGATAAAATTGCAGCATTAAATATAGATCGGTATGCGGCTAAAAAGGCAAAAGACAATTCTAACGATCGTCCTGCAGTATTTATGTTTAATGGCGATGTTTATGACGGTCTCAATATTAATTCTATTTCTGAAAATCACTACAAATTTTTACAGAATACTATTCGTATTTTATCTGGCATGTATGGAATTTTAAGACCGTTTGATGTAATGTCTCCTTATCGTTTAGAAATGGGTACAAAACTTAAAATTAATGATTCGAATAACTTGTACGATTTTTGGAAATCTAAATTAACAGGTTATCTCAATACTGAACTTTCTAATGATGAAATAGTCATCAACCTAGCTAGTCAAGAATATTTTAAAGCTATAAATCATAAACAACTTAAATCTGATGTCATTTCACCAGTATTTAAAGATTTTAAAAATGGAAAGTATAAAGTTATCAGTTTTTACGCGAAGAAGGCTAGAGGTGTAATGGCAAAATACCTAGTCGAAACTGAAGCTGAACGTCTTGAAGATATTATGGCTTTCAATTTAGAAGGTTATCAATTTAACCCTAATGAAACCCAAAAAGCAAATGAGCCTGTCTTTACACGTTCTTCATAA
- a CDS encoding MBL fold metallo-hydrolase, which produces MKVEQIYTGCIAHAAYYLEDQGEAAIFDPLREVQPYIDKANEDQANIKYVFETHFHADFVSGHLDLAKKTGAKIIYGPTAKPGFDALIAEDNQEFKVGRYTVKVIHTPGHTMESTTYLLVDENGKEHGIITGDTLFIGDVGRPDLAQHVIEDLTEEKLAGHLFDSLRNKIMPLSDDLIVYPNHGAGSACGKMMSQETTDTLGHQKETNYALRADMTKDEFIKELLDGLTAPPGYFPKNVLMNIQGYDSIDQVIERGQQPLNADAFEAAANETKALILDTREAEVFKDGFIPNSINIGLDNNFAQWVGELIPDIKQPILLVTEPGKEEESIIRLARVGYDYSIGYLKGGINTWKEAGKELDQVTRIDVDNLDSLLTNDSVKIIDVRKRSEYDSQHVVGAENIPLNEINKHLAELPKEKFAIHCQGGYRSMIAASILKQRGFDNFVDVRGGFDKILEDDIEVTEYVCPSTLL; this is translated from the coding sequence ATGAAAGTAGAACAAATTTATACAGGATGCATAGCTCACGCAGCTTATTACTTAGAAGATCAAGGAGAAGCTGCCATTTTTGATCCATTAAGAGAAGTTCAACCTTATATTGATAAAGCTAATGAAGATCAAGCTAATATTAAGTATGTGTTCGAAACACATTTTCATGCTGATTTTGTCAGTGGTCACTTAGACTTAGCTAAAAAAACAGGCGCAAAAATAATATATGGTCCTACCGCTAAACCTGGTTTCGACGCTTTAATTGCTGAAGACAACCAAGAATTTAAAGTTGGTCGCTATACGGTAAAAGTTATTCATACTCCTGGACATACTATGGAGTCAACCACCTACTTATTAGTTGATGAAAATGGTAAAGAACATGGAATTATTACAGGAGACACTTTATTTATCGGTGATGTAGGACGCCCAGATTTAGCACAACACGTCATAGAAGATTTAACAGAAGAAAAACTTGCTGGGCATCTTTTTGATTCGTTGAGAAATAAAATTATGCCATTATCTGATGATTTAATAGTTTATCCAAACCATGGAGCCGGAAGTGCCTGTGGTAAAATGATGAGTCAAGAAACCACCGATACACTTGGGCATCAAAAAGAAACCAATTATGCTTTAAGAGCAGATATGACTAAAGATGAATTTATTAAAGAGTTACTTGACGGACTTACCGCGCCTCCAGGATATTTCCCAAAAAATGTACTTATGAATATCCAAGGTTACGACAGTATCGATCAAGTCATTGAACGTGGACAACAACCACTTAATGCTGATGCTTTTGAAGCTGCTGCAAACGAAACTAAAGCTCTAATTCTTGATACTAGAGAAGCTGAAGTCTTTAAAGATGGTTTTATCCCTAATAGTATTAATATTGGTTTAGACAATAACTTTGCACAATGGGTTGGCGAACTTATTCCAGACATTAAACAGCCTATATTATTAGTAACTGAGCCTGGTAAAGAAGAAGAAAGCATTATAAGGTTAGCTCGCGTTGGCTACGATTATTCTATTGGTTATTTAAAAGGAGGAATAAATACCTGGAAAGAGGCAGGAAAAGAGTTAGACCAAGTTACACGAATAGATGTAGATAATTTAGATAGCTTGTTAACAAACGATAGCGTAAAGATTATAGATGTTCGTAAAAGAAGTGAATATGATTCGCAACACGTTGTTGGTGCAGAAAATATTCCATTAAATGAAATTAATAAGCACTTAGCTGAATTGCCAAAAGAGAAATTTGCAATTCACTGTCAAGGCGGTTACAGAAGTATGATTGCTGCTTCAATATTGAAGCAACGAGGGTTTGACAACTTTGTAGATGTTCGTGGCGGATTTGATAAAATTTTAGAAGATGATATTGAAGTCACCGAATACGTTTGCCCATCAACTTTATTATAA
- a CDS encoding cytochrome-c peroxidase, which translates to MKSILSILIIVVFISCNSSSNEDTYAVKKVPEKSELNKQANTFFASVTQIEKKDFNDGKVNLGKQLYFDKRLSKNNTISCNSCHNLSTFGVDNLPTSPGDTKEFGTRNSPSVLYAHLHSSQFWDGRAKDVEEQAGMPILNPVEHSIPDTLYLVEKLKKIDAYVNSFNQIYPESGLTFENLTNAIGAFERQMTPVSQFDRYLDGDENALTAKQKEGLKAFISNACITCHSGVALGGGMMQKFGLFGDYWEYTKSKKIDKGLAEVTGKSSDEYIFKVPSLRNITKTGPYFHDGSVESLEESIKIMAKLQSNKDISDEEVELIISFLESLEADLDPEMKTL; encoded by the coding sequence ATGAAATCAATATTAAGTATCTTGATTATAGTTGTCTTCATAAGCTGTAATTCTTCATCTAATGAAGATACTTATGCTGTTAAAAAAGTACCAGAAAAATCTGAACTCAACAAGCAGGCAAATACTTTTTTCGCATCGGTTACCCAAATAGAAAAAAAAGATTTTAATGATGGAAAAGTAAATTTAGGTAAACAATTATACTTCGATAAACGTTTATCTAAGAATAATACAATAAGTTGTAACTCATGTCATAATCTTTCAACATTTGGAGTAGATAATCTTCCAACTTCACCTGGTGACACTAAAGAATTTGGAACAAGAAATTCACCAAGCGTCTTATACGCACATTTACATAGTTCACAGTTCTGGGATGGAAGAGCTAAAGATGTTGAAGAACAAGCTGGAATGCCTATTTTAAACCCAGTTGAGCATTCAATACCAGATACACTTTATCTTGTTGAAAAGCTAAAAAAAATAGATGCTTATGTTAATAGCTTTAACCAAATATATCCTGAAAGTGGTTTAACCTTTGAAAATCTTACAAATGCTATCGGTGCATTTGAAAGACAAATGACACCTGTAAGCCAGTTTGACCGTTATTTAGATGGTGATGAAAACGCTTTAACTGCAAAGCAAAAAGAAGGTTTAAAGGCTTTTATAAGTAATGCTTGTATAACCTGCCATAGCGGTGTAGCTCTTGGAGGTGGTATGATGCAAAAATTCGGACTATTTGGCGATTATTGGGAATATACTAAAAGTAAAAAAATTGATAAAGGTTTAGCTGAAGTTACCGGTAAATCTAGTGACGAGTATATTTTTAAAGTACCTAGTTTACGAAATATAACCAAAACAGGTCCCTATTTTCACGATGGTTCTGTAGAGAGCTTAGAAGAAAGTATAAAAATTATGGCTAAGCTTCAAAGTAATAAAGACATATCAGATGAAGAAGTCGAATTAATTATTTCATTCTTAGAAAGTCTTGAAGCTGATCTTGATCCTGAAATGAAAACACTCTAA
- a CDS encoding phosphoadenylyl-sulfate reductase has protein sequence MLVNETKKLTSTEVETLNKKYKTLNIHQRIKELYKDFELEDVMVTSSFAATSAFLLKLFSEINKSQEIYFIDTGYHFDETIAYKEQLTKTYGLNVKSVSALKHEHEFTTKDKTWTKNPDFCCSINKVKPLEVIKENYNVWVSGLMEWQSDHRSTLNFFEQRGEILKFYPLLDVTKKERDEFIKKHNLPFHPLVSQGYHSIGCKHCTVPGKDRSGRWNNNPKTECGLHL, from the coding sequence ATGCTTGTAAACGAAACAAAAAAATTAACTTCAACAGAAGTTGAAACACTTAACAAAAAATATAAAACATTAAATATTCACCAACGTATAAAAGAACTTTACAAAGATTTCGAATTGGAAGATGTCATGGTAACCAGTTCTTTCGCAGCGACATCAGCATTTTTACTAAAGCTTTTTTCTGAAATTAATAAGTCGCAAGAAATTTATTTTATAGACACAGGTTATCATTTTGATGAAACCATAGCCTATAAAGAACAGTTGACGAAAACTTATGGATTAAATGTTAAGTCTGTTAGTGCCTTAAAACATGAGCATGAATTTACTACTAAAGACAAAACATGGACAAAAAACCCTGATTTTTGTTGCTCAATTAATAAGGTTAAGCCGTTAGAAGTAATTAAAGAAAATTATAATGTTTGGGTTTCAGGATTAATGGAATGGCAAAGCGATCACCGTTCTACACTAAATTTTTTTGAACAACGTGGTGAAATACTTAAATTTTATCCTTTGTTAGATGTCACCAAAAAAGAAAGAGATGAATTTATTAAAAAACACAACTTACCATTTCACCCATTAGTTAGTCAAGGTTACCATTCTATTGGATGTAAGCATTGCACAGTACCAGGAAAAGACCGAAGTGGTAGATGGAATAATAACCCAAAAACAGAATGTGGTCTTCATTTATAA